The Miscanthus floridulus cultivar M001 unplaced genomic scaffold, ASM1932011v1 os_1527_3_4, whole genome shotgun sequence genome window below encodes:
- the LOC136534120 gene encoding WPP domain-interacting protein 2-like gives MSMNYDGVRSEDRQSEEVQSAYKRDSDIGEEMIISSEEQNDENEWSWVNQDRNGDPLAESVSSLHTTQQVLENEIQKLSELGKELEAEESTSGNKDQDVIVLPYAEADMLELNEKMEHLEQKVKEASNTIREKDLRLSKLQVLIGAADKATLEEEEAAASIDQLETELEHHLQEKLEAEIQCLVMLKARQNWQVRAEDRMALEEHRALSAGDKTRMLLKLRETESKIVMLKEQVDKLEVREKELYRTTEVLKMQSRTFKVSLFGLVQLVMLCLSLKMFFARVSAPFDEVVPT, from the exons ATGTCGATGAACTATGATGGCGTTAGAAGTGAGGACCGGCAAAGTGAGGAGGTTCAGTCAGCATACAAAAGGGACAGTGACATTGGTGAGGAAATGATAATAAGTAGTGAAGAGCAAAATGATGAAAATGAATGGAGCTGGGTGAACCAAGATAGAAATGGTGATCCTCTTGCTGAATCGGTTTCTTCACTTCATACAACACAGCAAGTCCTTGAAAATG AGATACAAAAATTATCAGAACTTGGCAAAGAACTTGAGGCGGAGGAATCCACTTCTGGTAACAAAGACCAAGATGTAATCGTTTTGCCATATGCAGAGGCTGATATGTTGGAACTGAATGAGAAGATGGAACATCTTGAACAGAAAGTGAAAGAAGCATCAAACACCATCAGAGAGAAAGACTTAAGGCTTTCCAAGCTTCAAGTACTCATCGGTGCTGCAGACAAGGCAacactggaggaggaggaggcagcagcTAGCATCGACCAGTTGGAGACAGAGCTCGAGCACCATCTCCAGGAGAAACTAGAAGCTGAAATCCAGTGTCTGGTGATGCTGAAAGCGAGGCAGAATTGGCAGGTCCGGGCGGAGGACCGGATGGCCCTGGAGGAGCACAGGGCGCTGTCTGCCGGTGACAAGACCAGAATGTTGCTCAAGCTACGAGAGACGGAGAGCAAGATCGTGATGCTGAAAGAGCAGGTGGACAAGCTGGAGGTCCGGGAGAAGGAGCTCTACCGGACGACCGAGGTCCTGAAGATGCAGAGCAGGACCTTCAAAGTGTCCCTCTTTGGCCTCGTCCAGCTGGTAATGCTGTGCCTGTCCCTGAAGATGTTCTTCGCGAGGGTCTCAGCTCCATTTGACGAGGTTGTGCCGACATGA